The genomic region aactgAACATCCAAATATCAACAGAAGAATAACTAAACTTCTAGAGAGGAACTTTTCAGAGTTACTTGTAGATTCTCAAGGCTGTGTTTGAGTATGAGAAAGTTGGAATAAATGAGATTTTGCTAATTTGACTTTTGAATTGTCTTCTTTTTCCCCATCAAAAGCAGATTTCCTGGTGTGCTAGCACTGAAAGAGGAAATAACCTTTTGGCTTTCAGTGctttttatctgcttttttttgCCCTCTCATTGCAAAGAGTAGCACTTAGTTCTTGCATTCCACACAGAAGTGCATCAGATGTGAAATGATTTATTCTTAGTAACAAAAGAGCACTGGGAGAACAGCTATTTTGAACATATTAGTAAGCAGCAACTTTTCTCTATAGGGGAGTGTAGTTATGCATTGACCAAGCTCTCTCCTGGAAAACACTATAAAATGGATAAGTACACGTGCTTAGATGAATGATGCAGGAGCACATTATGCATTTTATACTGTTTTCCTACTTTTAAGAAAGTACAAAGTCTTATGGAACCTCCttaaaaagatgaaattaaaaCTCACTATAGAGCATGCATACCTTAAGAGTTATTCTTCATCCACTTCTGCTACAAATTGTGAATGGTGTTCTGGTGACTTGCTGTGTGTTTTGCTTAGATGAAGTTTTACTGCATGTTTGCTCGCAAATGTCCGACAGCACAACTTACATTTGAACTTAGAGTCTGTGTCCTCTTCCCCAGCTATTGTTTCAGGAGACCTTTGAACTGAAACTCTGGAGATTTCTTGCTCTACCTTGGTTTGCTGCTCCACAGCCAGCCTGTTCATGTCTTTCATTTGGAAACCTAGGTGGGATTCTAAGTGGCTAATGTAGGTAGATGGGGTTCGGAACTGAGATGCACAGTCGCTGCAATAAAAGACAGGATGTCCTTTGTCCATGTTTTTCAAAAACTTTGTTCCTCCAGTTTTCCTAAGCTGGTACTTGACATTTGCCAACCAGTGGCTGATGGTGGTCATCGAGAGTCCAGTGAATTTGGAAATCTGCATGCGCTCCTGCGGGCCTAGATCTGATAGTAAGTATTTACCTTCAGATGTCTGGAAGAGACTGGAAGCAAACTGAGCTTGCAAAATGAGAAGATGCTGAGGGTTCCAGTTTGACTGTCTGCCCTTCCTTTTATGTAGAGTGGAGACTTCTGTCGAGACATCCTCAAAGCGTCGGACATCTATTTCCAGCTTCATGGACGGGATCCGTGAAGATGCAGCGGGTTTTGGTGTAGTAGCTTTGGGAAGAACTTTGACCATGTCAGCGATGTCAGACAGAGCGTGTTTTTGAGGTGGAGAAGTACAAGATTGTGCTTGAGCTGACTCAGCTTTCTTGCCTTTGGATTTGGTCAGGTCAATAGGCTGATCattgttttcaaacaaataGTGCCTGGATACACTGGCAGGCTTTGGTGGGGTTGGAGCAGGAGATAAAACCGGCTTCTCCATCATGTTTAGACTGGGTTTGTGGAACATGGAAATTGTGctagagctggggctgcagttGGACTGAGGCTGTAAAGGCTCAGTGGCTTTGCCCAAGTGATTGTTCAGCACTGACTGCAGCGCGCTGAGAGGGTTGACACAGGGCAGCTCTGAGGAGTGGTTGGCAGCAGCACAAccattgctcagagaagctgctggGGGTTCCTTGAGgactggtttttcttttccactgtcCTCTTTAATTTTGTCTTCTTCTTTCAGGGGACATGGCTCTGTCTTTTTTGGCTCCACAGAAGCTTCAGGTTTGAGGAGAGGTTCTCTCTCGCTCTGGCTGAGTGGGGCCGGCTCAGCTTGGCTGCCCTCTTTAGCAAAGTCCTTCTGCATCTCCTCCTTGTCATCAGCCTCCTTCTTCACTTGAGTGCACTGGGCCACATTTGCTGAGATTGGGACCAGAGGCATCACCTTCCACTTGGGTGCTATGGGCCTCAGTTTATTGGTCATTGTGGGCCTGATTTGCAGCACCTGGGACCCCACTGGCAAAGACGGCTTGGCTCCCTCTGAGAGCTGGTAGGCTGCATGGATGCTGGGATAGGCACTCCAGCTGGGAGCTCCATTTTGAGCTTTATTGATGGCTGTTGTGACAGTGTTCTCCAAGGACTTCAAAATGTCCCCACCACCCTTAGAACCATCTTCTAAATCCTCTTCTCGGAGGTACTGGTATTTCATTGTGGGATCCAGTGGTTTCTGAAGAGTGTCTTCATACTCTTCAGTTTTTACTGACTTCTCATCTTTATTTGCATCATCAGCTTTAtcttttttaccttcttttttcAATTCAGAGGTGGGAGCTGTGCACTCTGCAGATGCTTTACTGCTTGATTTTGAAACCGGGCTGTCATTGGCTGGTGCTTCAGACAGTGATTGCATTTTTTCCACAGCTAAAGGATCCAGAACAagctgctttcctttctttgaaGCCGAACTCGTGACTTTTAGGAAATGGCCCGTGACCATCATGTGGGTTGTGAGCTGCTGCAAGGTGTCATGGGAACTTCCACATTCCATGCACTTCAAAATCTGGGATTTGCAGGCCTCAAACTGCCACGTGTAGCTGGCGCCGTTCTGGTACCCGTAGCGGTTGTTGGATGACAACTGCAGGTTTGCATTCTTCTGAGGAGAAAAGGTATCTGAGAAAGACCCTGTCGTGGAGTCGGGGGAACAGGGCCTGTTCACATCAAACACACGTTTCTTTGCTGGAGTGACCATTTTTGAAGAAATGGTTGGTACCGGCTCCTTCAAAGGCACTTTTTGgtaatgttttgtttttatcatATGAACGCTCAGATCTTGAAGGGAATCAAAAGAGTCCCCACAGAACATACACTTCAGGACTTTTTGTGCATCTTCCTTGTCCATGTCCTGGAAGGCCCTTTTCCGGGGCTTTGAGTAGCTCGTAGGTCTGTGCTTGTCCTTTTTGTGGTTGTCATCTTGGTAGTGGCCTGTCTCGTTCATGTGCACCGTGAGCTCCACCAGGGTGTCGTAGGCAGCGCTGCACTGGCGGCAGCGGAACCGGCTGGCGCCCGTGAACACCGTCCCGCACATCTTGCTGCTCTGCCTGTAGAGCTGCACCGAGCTGAACAGGTTGGGCTTGGACACAGGCCTGGAAGGCAAGTTCTGCTGCAAGCTCTTGGACAGCGCGTCCTGGTGCCAGTCAAAGTCAGCTTTGTTCCCTCCGTTTCTGTTGTCGCAGCTCCTCTTCTCAGAGTTGGACAGCTTGAAACCCAGCCCCAAGCCTGTCCAGTAAGAGTCTGACAGAATGTTGGCATAGACTGCCGTCATTTTGTCCATGCAGTTGTGTGCTTCGCTCTGGGATTTGGGACGGGTGCTGGATTTGGGGTCCTGTGGCTCTCTAGAGCAAATGCTTTTAATATCTGCCACATGGTCACTACCGTCACTCAGCAGGGATTCATTCTCTGCATCCTGGTTGGATATGTGACTGACAGGAGAATTCTGGAAACTAAAGTTCCCTTTCTGCTCAGGACCCACGTCATGTTCCTCATCTGTGCCAGTGTCGTTGCTgccctggagctgagctgttGAGTTGTCATCATcgtcttcttcctcctcctttatatcttcctcttcctttaaaTCTTCTTCTTGGACATAACCTGAAATGTAATGCCAATATATGAAATAACCTGGTAAAGGAGAATGCTCCACTCTGAGCTTTCTAGTTTCACTATGTGTTTTCCTTactggattttgttttaatctaCAGCTCTGTTCCCTCTTAGTGCTGGAAGTGAACAAAGCGATGTCTCTTTTTGTGAAGGCTGCTGCATTTTGTTGGCAGATGATCATAATTCTTTATAACTGCCAGAGATCCCGAGTTAATAATTTTCCTGTCATGGGAGTATAATTCTAACTGTTCTGTAATGGGACAGTTGGAAAATTCATATGTGAGTATTTAAAGTTTATACTAAAAGCTTCAATTCTTTGAAATTGTGTTTAGCCTCAGTGAGAAAAAGGGTGGAATTGGCAAGGAAGGCAAGAAAAATAAGTGCCATAATCTTCCTGGTTCAGAGCATCATCGAGGTACAGTCACCTTGTGCCATTTGATCACCTAAAAATGCACTTTAGAATGTACACAAATAATTTATATGTCAAAATATGAGACTGAAAGTGTTAATAGGCATAAGTGGAATTCTTTTGTTTATATAATGTACTGCCTACCATAAAAGCAAATTGCGCTTCACTAAAAAGAAATCCATAAATTTCAGGGCAAAAACCCTTGGAAGTTACAGAAGAGTATTAAGATCTGACAGAAGTAAACCAAAGTTAATTGGAAAAATAGAACAAATCCAGAAGGATTTCTTTGACAAATTAACTATTTAATTACTAAAATGAACTTGATACTGGAAAAGCTGTAAATTTTCAAGTTAATTAAGGTATTCAGGTgttcattttttgttgttttttttttctcattaagaTTTTGGAAGTTCAGCTCTTCCTAAGAGGTATGTTGATGAACTCTTTGGTATGTTTCCTTAGGATCTACATTTTTCTATCAGGTAATTATGTaaactccccccccccccaaaacacaacaacaaaaaccttcAAATCAAAGCTgcccttaaaaagaaaaaaacaaaaataaaataaaataacataaaataaaataaaacaaaatagtaGTAATTTTAATTGCAAAGGAACTCTAAAAGCTCAAAGAGCACAAGGAGCTGGACTTTCATGTTCCTTGTcagtcccttctaactcaggatattctaaaTTAGACAGAAAGTGGTACATGCTTAAAATCcagttccttccttttttctcagaCAAGCCATTTTATGGCTCTTTAAGAACACAGCTCATTTTGCTTCCTTGAATTTGGTACTCCGGAAAAAACTATATCCTTCCAGCAAATCAAAAGGGATGGGCAGAAAAGGTAGAAATGTTTTGATTACGATTTGGAGAAAGCCTTGCCCAGGTTTTCCAGAAATGTTTCAGTCTTCAGTCTATTTTCATGTCCATCTCACCCCTTCCAACATATTTCCCATCAAGCCAAAGAGATGAACCAGAAGTAGAGGAACCATTCCCTGGATAAAAGAGGGAAATGATGGCTCCCTCTGCATGGgctaaggaaataaaagataCATAAAGTAATTTCTTCTTCTCAATATATTTTGCCTTCTACAAAGATTTAGTAGGAAAAACGGAAGTACCAGACAGCTGCACATCCCCCACAATACAGATAAAATTTGCTGCTTAATTAGGCATTGACATGTTTACTGTAACCTTTACAGAAGAGTAACTTGTGCTGagaaaacctcttttttttgtgtctgtgtaaGATATTGACACAATCTCATGTAGATGGTAAAAGTAACTAGTTCCAGTATCTTAAAGGGTCTACAAGGAAGTTGGAGAGAGACTtttcatcaggaactggagtgacaggacaagggggaatggcttcagactgaaagaggggaaatttagatGAGATATGAAGAAGAAATCCTCCCCTCTGAGGgtagtgaggccctggcacaggtgcccagagaagttgtggctgccccatccctggaagtgtccaaggtcaggttggacagggcttggagcaacttgggctagtggaaggtgtccctgcccatggcaggggtggaataAGAAGGTcttaaaagtcccttccaacaaaACCTCTCTGATTTTTAACTTACCAGAAAGCACCGTCAAAATTTCACAAATCACAAAATTTCACATCTCTTTTAATGGCTTAGGGTTTTGGGCAGctttgaaaatgcatttcagtatCCTTCTTGTAAAACAATTTCTGTTTATGTATATGATTTAAATTGCTGTGGGCATTTTAAGGACAGTGGAGACCAGTTCGACAAGGTAACCAGGGGTACAGGAGACAAGTGTGGTTTTAGTAAGATTTCATTGGACATGAAGTTTGATAAGAAGTGATGTAGCCAGTTAACAGAAACAACATTAATTTAAGTGGactttgcattatttatttcataagtAAAGGGGTGCTTTAAATGCAGAGTCTGTAATAAGTTGCATAAATTTTGCACATCGTACTGATGTCCATGTAATAAATTGTTGAGTGACCTGTTCTCGTCCCACCAGTTCTCCCCCAGGCTTATTGTGACATCCCAGACCTCTGAGATGCTTATCCACAGCTCTTTTGAAcgggaaaaaattaaaattcaagaaATCCAAATCAATAAACAGATGAAtgcttcccttcttttcccagaggagaatttttttccaccaaaattAAACAGGCCCAGAAAAATGTAAGATGGGCAACCTGTATTCTTGAAGAAGTGGAGGACTTAAATTTTAGCATCATTTAGACTGGACAAAACCCAGGAGCTTCAGACCATCAAATGGCAGCAATTTCTGGTTTCCTAAATGGAAATACAGTATTTGGTTTAGTGCTGATTGACCTCAAGATAGTGTATGTCAAAATCATGACATCAGTAAGAAGAATATTATCATA from Pithys albifrons albifrons isolate INPA30051 chromosome 18, PitAlb_v1, whole genome shotgun sequence harbors:
- the TSHZ2 gene encoding teashirt homolog 2 isoform X2 — its product is MPRRKQQAPKRAAGYVQEEDLKEEEDIKEEEEDDDDNSTAQLQGSNDTGTDEEHDVGPEQKGNFSFQNSPVSHISNQDAENESLLSDGSDHVADIKSICSREPQDPKSSTRPKSQSEAHNCMDKMTAVYANILSDSYWTGLGLGFKLSNSEKRSCDNRNGGNKADFDWHQDALSKSLQQNLPSRPVSKPNLFSSVQLYRQSSKMCGTVFTGASRFRCRQCSAAYDTLVELTVHMNETGHYQDDNHKKDKHRPTSYSKPRKRAFQDMDKEDAQKVLKCMFCGDSFDSLQDLSVHMIKTKHYQKVPLKEPVPTISSKMVTPAKKRVFDVNRPCSPDSTTGSFSDTFSPQKNANLQLSSNNRYGYQNGASYTWQFEACKSQILKCMECGSSHDTLQQLTTHMMVTGHFLKVTSSASKKGKQLVLDPLAVEKMQSLSEAPANDSPVSKSSSKASAECTAPTSELKKEGKKDKADDANKDEKSVKTEEYEDTLQKPLDPTMKYQYLREEDLEDGSKGGGDILKSLENTVTTAINKAQNGAPSWSAYPSIHAAYQLSEGAKPSLPVGSQVLQIRPTMTNKLRPIAPKWKVMPLVPISANVAQCTQVKKEADDKEEMQKDFAKEGSQAEPAPLSQSEREPLLKPEASVEPKKTEPCPLKEEDKIKEDSGKEKPVLKEPPAASLSNGCAAANHSSELPCVNPLSALQSVLNNHLGKATEPLQPQSNCSPSSSTISMFHKPSLNMMEKPVLSPAPTPPKPASVSRHYLFENNDQPIDLTKSKGKKAESAQAQSCTSPPQKHALSDIADMVKVLPKATTPKPAASSRIPSMKLEIDVRRFEDVSTEVSTLHKRKGRQSNWNPQHLLILQAQFASSLFQTSEGKYLLSDLGPQERMQISKFTGLSMTTISHWLANVKYQLRKTGGTKFLKNMDKGHPVFYCSDCASQFRTPSTYISHLESHLGFQMKDMNRLAVEQQTKVEQEISRVSVQRSPETIAGEEDTDSKFK
- the TSHZ2 gene encoding teashirt homolog 2 isoform X1, with translation MPRRKQQAPKRAAGYVQEEDLKEEEDIKEEEEDDDDNSTAQLQGSNDTGTDEEHDVGPEQKGNFSFQNSPVSHISNQDAENESLLSDGSDHVADIKSICSREPQDPKSSTRPKSQSEAHNCMDKMTAVYANILSDSYWTGLGLGFKLSNSEKRSCDNRNGGNKADFDWHQDALSKSLQQNLPSRPVSKPNLFSSVQLYRQSSKMCGTVFTGASRFRCRQCSAAYDTLVELTVHMNETGHYQDDNHKKDKHRPTSYSKPRKRAFQDMDKEDAQKVLKCMFCGDSFDSLQDLSVHMIKTKHYQKVPLKEPVPTISSKMVTPAKKRVFDVNRPCSPDSTTGSFSDTFSPQKNANLQLSSNNRYGYQNGASYTWQFEACKSQILKCMECGSSHDTLQQLTTHMMVTGHFLKVTSSASKKGKQLVLDPLAVEKMQSLSEAPANDSPVSKSSSKASAECTAPTSELKKEGKKDKADDANKDEKSVKTEEYEDTLQKPLDPTMKYQYLREEDLEDGSKGGGDILKSLENTVTTAINKAQNGAPSWSAYPSIHAAYQLSEGAKPSLPVGSQVLQIRPTMTNKLRPIAPKWKVMPLVPISANVAQCTQVKKEADDKEEMQKDFAKEGSQAEPAPLSQSEREPLLKPEASVEPKKTEPCPLKEEDKIKEDSGKEKPVLKEPPAASLSNGCAAANHSSELPCVNPLSALQSVLNNHLGKATEPLQPQSNCSPSSSTISMFHKPSLNMMEKPVLSPAPTPPKPASVSRHYLFENNDQPIDLTKSKGKKAESAQAQSCTSPPQKHALSDIADMVKVLPKATTPKPAASSRIPSMKLEIDVRRFEDVSTEVSTLHKRKGRQSNWNPQHLLILQAQFASSLFQTSEGKYLLSDLGPQERMQISKFTGLSMTTISHWLANVKYQLRKTGGTKFLKNMDKGHPVFYCSDCASQFRTPSTYISHLESHLGFQMKDMNRLAVEQQTKVEQEISRVSVQRSPETIAGEEDTDSKFKCKLCCRTFASKHAVKLHLSKTHSKSPEHHSQFVAEVDEE